Proteins encoded within one genomic window of Theobroma cacao cultivar B97-61/B2 chromosome 7, Criollo_cocoa_genome_V2, whole genome shotgun sequence:
- the LOC18594727 gene encoding cytochrome P450 71D10, protein MELQFPSFTALLLTSLFVFMVLKVLKRSKANNPPARLPPGPRKLPFIGNLHQLISSLPHHTLRDLAKKHGPLMHLQLGEVPSIVISSPEIAKEVLKDHATTFAQRPYLLASRIMSYDSVGIIFSPYGNYWKQLRKISTMELLSPSRVQSFQFIREEEVSALIKTISLNEGSPINLSEKIFSMTYGITSRAAFGKKSKGQEEFIRIITETTKLAGGFCLADMYPSNELLKLISGVRLKLEKLQRASDRILEDIVNEHKEKTNSTSEMGKQQGEEDLLEVLLKLQQSSDLEIPLTNDKIKAIILDILAAGSETSSTTMEWAMSEMLKNPKVMKQAQAEVRQVFDRKGNVDEAGIHELKFLRLIVKETLRLHPAAPLLVPRECDEKCVISGYDILAKTKVIVNAWAIGRDSRYWKDAEKFNPDRFLDGSIDFRGTNFEYIPFGAGRRICPGISFALPNIELPLAQLLYHFDWMLPNGSKCEDLDMTECFGLSVRRKNDLFLIPIPYHPLPSE, encoded by the exons ATGGAGCTTCAATTTCCTTCCTTCACCGCCCTACTCCTCACCTCTCTTTTCGTGTTCATGGTACTAAAAGTTCTGAAAAGATCGAAAGCCAACAACCCCCCAGCAAGGCTTCCTCCAGGACCACGAAAACTTCCTTTCATAGGTAACCTGCATCAGCTCATAAGCTCTCTGCCCCATCACACCCTCAGAGATTTGGCCAAGAAACATGGACCTTTGATGCATCTACAACTTGGTGAAGTTCCCAGCATTGTAATATCTTCTCCGGAAATTGCAAAAGAGGTTTTGAAAGACCACGCAACCACCTTTGCTCAAAGGCCTTATCTTCTTGCTTCTAGGATAATGTCATATGATTCTGTAGGCATTATATTTTCACCCTATGGAAACtattggaaacagttgaggaaAATCAGCACGATGGAGCTTTTGAGTCCAAGTCGCGTTCAGTCATTTCAATTCATCAGGGAAGAAGAAGTTTCTGCTCTCATCAAAACCATATCTTTGAATGAAGGATCCCCAATTAATCTCAGCgagaaaattttctcaatGACATATGGGATAACATCAAGGGCAGCCTTTGGCAAGAAAAGCAAAGGCCAAGAAGAATTCATAAGGATCATAACAGAAACTACAAAGCTCGCAGGTGGTTTCTGCTTAGCTGATATGTATCCTTCTAATGAGCTGCTTAAACTGATCAGTGGCGTAAGGCTTAAACTTGAGAAATTGCAACGGGCTTCTGATCGGATACTTGAAGACATAGTTAACGAGcacaaagagaaaacaaacAGTACATCAGAAATGGGCAAGCAACAAGGAGAGGAAGATCTTCTTGAAGTTCTTCTTAAACTTCAACAGAGTTCTGACCTTGAAATTCCTCTGACGAAtgacaaaataaaagcaattATCTTG GACATTCTGGCGGCTGGGAGTGAGACATCATCAACAACAATGGAGTGGGCAATGTCAGAAATGCTAAAAAATCCAAAGGTGATGAAACAAGCACAAGCCGAGGTGAGACAGGTTTTTGATAGAAAAGGTAACGTGGATGAAGCTGGTATTCATGAATTGAAATTCTTGAGATTAATAGTTAAAGAAACCTTGAGGTTACATCCTGCTGCACCTCTTCTAGTACCAAGAGAGTGTGATGAAAAGTGTGTAATCAGTGGATATGATATACTTGCAAAGACTAAAGTCATTGTTAATGCATGGGCCATAGGAAGAGATTCTAGGTATTGGAAAGATGCTGAAAAATTTAACCCAGATAGGTTCTTGGACGGTTCTATTGATTTTAGGGGAACAAATTTCGAATATATTCCATTCGGTGCTGGAAGGAGGATATGTCCAGGCATATCATTTGCACTCCCCAACATTGAGCTACCCCTTGCACAATTGCTATACCATTTTGATTGGATGCTCCCAAATGGAAGCAAATGTGAAGACTTGGACATGACTGAATGTTTTGGCCTATCTGTAAGAAGAAAGAATGATCTCTTCTTAATTCCCATTCCTTACCATCCTTTGCCTAGTGAGTAA